In the Epinephelus fuscoguttatus linkage group LG10, E.fuscoguttatus.final_Chr_v1 genome, TCGCACAAGCCTCTCATTGTCCAGCAGCACCTGCTCAACCTGGGTAAGAATGTTTCTGTCGAATGCCCCGAAACCTTTGCTGCTTTTGCCCATCGTTAATCTCGTCTTGTCATGCCACTTCTGCAGCGTGGCGTTCCGGTAAGGCTGGAACGCTGCAAAACGTTTGGCCATGAAGTCCGGGTACTCCGCCATCTCCAGTTTTCGTTTAGGCGCCCCAAGCTCCTGCACTGACATCTTTTCATCCTCATCACTGTCGATCTCCTCGTCATCACCCTGAGCTCCTGCCTCCCCCAGAGCGATGGTCCTCGTGTCTGCGTTCTGGTGCAGCAGCTGATCGTGCAGCTCCAGCAGGGATCTCTGGAGAGCTTTCAGAGCCTTGTGGGTGTTCTTCAGCTGCCCCGCCAGCTCCGCTCCGCCTCTCCTCTTGAACTCTGGGAGGGTCTGCGGCTGCGGGAGCTGGTTGGCGGTCGCCAGAGCTTTCTGGAGTTTGATTCGGCCCTCCAGCAGTTTGTCCCACAAGGCCAGCTGGTTCTTCACAGCCTTCCCTTTCTCGACCTCCTCGTCTACTTTCTCCTGAGAAAATGTGCAAACAGctccctcatcatcatcatcatcgtcatcgtcGTTGTCGTCTTCCAACTCATCTTCATGCTCATCATCTTCATCGCTGCCTTCAATctcctcgtcatcatcatcatcttcgcTCACTCCCAGATCATCCATGCCCTCTGTCATTTTGAGGAAGTCCACTTTCCGAGGAAAAGTGACGTCAGCACCGCTTTTCTTAGATGAAAGTTGAGCATCTAGTTGCGCATCACTGCCCACcaactcttcttcttcatcatcctctTCATCACCAAAAGATTCCTCTCCTTCATCTTCTTCTAGCTCCTCCATGctgccctcctcttcctcctcctcctcctcctcatcatcatcctcctcctcctcatcatcatcatcctcctcctcctcatcctcctcttcaccAGATCCCTCAATGTCCATCAGCAGGTCTTTACGGGACACCTTCTTCCCCACATACCGTCTGTCCGTGTCTGACAGCAGGGATGTGTTGTGCTTCCGCAAGGCACTGAGGCCGACACCATCTTCCTCGTCGTCCTCGTCGGTGAACCTCTCTATCACTCTAGCTTTGGTCGCttcgtcatcatcatcctccgGATCTGCGAATTTCGGCTGAGGATTCAACAAGTCCTCGAGCTCCTGAGAAAACGAGCCTGCCATGGTTAAAAGTTTACAACAACCACACGTGGAGTGCGGCCAGAGCCGTTTCTTAGTGCGGAGATGGATGACGTCACTAAAATGCGACGACACCAAGAGTTTTTCTAATAGTTATGCCCTGGGTAGCGTCTTTCAGGCTGAGCTTAGTCAGCAACGAAACaaattttagccacctaaaaaaataaatatcagtttaagtgtatgatatattgagagtattttcattgctttaccttaatgtcaggTAGTGATTTTGAAAGGAAAAATGAAGCCGTTTCACCGCTCTCTTCAGTACCAGAGTCCATTGAGAAAACTGGTAATTTAACACTGTTGAATACAggggctgctggtctactgctgcttcattcagtttATTTGTTTGAGATATTTTGTGACTTTCGCATTTAAACGGCTTAGTTCAGATACaccgaagtcacacaataagacaGACTAAGTAACTGACTGAAGCAGCGGTACACCAGCAGCTcgtgtgttcagcaaggtaaaattacgtGTTTTCTCAACGGAGTCTGGTGGAAGTGAAAATAAAaccttattttgttgtttttatcatgtCCTGCTTGTTTATACATATGTAATATTTCATTATCTTATATGATATCTTATGTTTGTCATGTGTGATGTATCTTAAGCACATTGAGTTTATGTTTGCCATATGAAatatgctatataaataaagttgacttcAAACCAGGGGCGTGCAGACttacatctactgtatgtaatgtgccgactatggataagtaccccacaCAACCCTCCTTTAAATgacctgaactatccctttaaagttgaTTATGATACTATTTTAAGTACATTTACACAGATTAATGAGGTAGTTTGAGTCAAACAGGTAACAGGACTAAATGCAGAAAACAATATATTGACTCAAATGTCATTTAAAGAAGGTGCATGCAGAGGAAATATCGGGTCTAAAACTGTGTATGAATATATTCAATTAATGGTAAAATAAATCCATGGATAGTAAGCCACATGTAGTAAAAGGTTCCTGTCAGACAAATCTCGGGGCGCAAAAGTCCCGGAAATTTGTGACCCTGCACGCATGCGCACAAGTGTCGCGAGGCTCCGGGTTGCTCTTGCTAGCCGAGTTTCGTTCCTCAGACCTCACCAGAAAAGAAGCGCTTTCTGGAGAGTAAAGATGTCAACAAGCGACTTCTATTTGAGGTATTATGTTGGACACAAGGGAAAGTTTGGACACGAGTTCCTGGAATTTGAATTCAGACCTGACGGTGAGTTTAATTTGGCGCTAATACGAATGTGTTAGCTTTCCTGCgtctaagctaatgtagctagcCACCCGGTAGCGGCTAACAGGCCGCAGCGAACTCAAAACGAATTGCGAGCGCGAAATGATCTCTTTGGTTTCCTCTGTGTTACAAATGATAAAAGTTTATGTTTGAACCGAGCAAGTACCTCTGAAATATTTATTACAAATGCGCTAATGGTTTAAACATGAGTCTCTGAGCGTTTAACCGCTGTATGACCTGTATGAATGGTAACTCACACACGAGCTGTGTTACAAGTGATGCGTTGTTTCAGATTTAAACTGTaactttaatattttcttgCAGGTAAACTGAGGTATGCAAACAACAGCAACTACAAGAATGACGTCATGATCAGGAAAGaggtaaagtgtgtttttgaaaCTATTAAAATACTGTTGGAGCAACTAAAGTTAGCCATGAATCATTTGTAGTCCGTGCTGTTTGGGTTTCTTTcattgcagtccattcagaccATACTTACTAATGGCACTGTTACATAAAGATGATGTCTTTAATTTACCTTTAAGATGTTGAAGTGCTTGAATGAAGGACTGTATGCAACAAGGGGGATTGTGATGATTCATTAAGGGACTTGATTATGATGATCAGCCAAGCAGAGACTCATTGTTTCtcagtgaaaacacagcaaatacTGTTGGGGGTGCACAAGACTGGATTTTTTTGGCCAATATCTGGTACCGATATACACAGATATagccacttttttcccccacctaaCTTTAGTGAGATGAAAGTCTCCGCTGTAATGGAATTAAAATCATACTATGCTGCTTAGTCTCAtggtgatggcccaccagcagatggagacatgaaatacagtgcTTTCAACGTATGTattgcaaaataagaaaaagcacgtTGGCCGATTCCGTTCCGATATTAGTGTGCGTCCCTACATACTGTAGAACTCGCATTTTATAGTGAAATAATTAGTATGTCAGAGATGTAATGGTGCTCACGTCAGTTCGATGTTATAAATGTGTGGCCCAGCTTTAAACTTTCACAAAGTTTAACCTTGTCCGTCTTTGTTTTGTGTACCAACCCAGGCATATGTACACAAAAGTGtgatggaggagctgaagagGATCATCGACGACAGTGAAATCACCAAGGAAGACGACGCTCTGTGGCCGCCTCCTGACAGAGTTGGCAGACAGGTTTGTGACTTAAATCACCATCTGTGAGCACAGGGCTCCCACAGTCATGGTAAAACCTAGAAATGTGTCATGGGatttcacaatcacattttccaggcctgtaAAAGCTATGGAAGTAGTAAAAATAATTGACAGTTTTGGAAATATAATATTCTGTGGATAACCTCCCATGTGAAGTAACATAACTGCAAATTTATCTTCTGAAACTGTTGATGTAATGGTGCCATAATACCAATCAGTGtatgtcagtgttttgtgtACCATCATGCACGTTTCTTCATTGCTTTCTGTGACCTCTCAGATTTTGTGACCTAATTAGAAAAGGTATTTTGCTGTGGtcacaaaatgtatttattttttgtgctcAAAATAGTGACTCCATAGACCAAACATTTCAAAGCTTTGACCATGTCATGCCCTAATATTAAATCAAAAGTGTCACGAAGTTTGATGGCATACACAGAGCAGTCCACCTTTCAAAATTTGGTCAACCCATTGGTATTTCTTTTAATGGTGATCACATGGGCATCGTGTCTGAGAGCTCACAGATTTTGCACTGTAGTAAATCAACTATTCATTGATGACTTTGACCAAAAAGTTTGTAGAGACTTAAAATAACTTACCTGTTTTTGTCCAAATTTTCACAGGAACTGGAAATCGTCATTGGCGATGAGCACATTTCATTCACAACTTCCAAAATTGGCTCCTTGATTGACGTCAACCAGTCAAAGTGAGTACTTCATCCAGGACTCTTAGGTCTTTGGTCTGATCAGTGCACTCCTACTTCCAACGTGTGAAGTTACGCAGTCTATTAAAAGACAATTAAGAGTCATAAATATGCCACCAAAGAGGCAACTGAATCAAAAATACTTAACTGATCCCCAGGTGGAAGCTGGGTAACGAGCAGCACCagctgcaacaggctgcatgCTCGATCGGCACATGAGCTCTAACTGCCAGTTTCCACTCTCCAAGGCAAACACTGATGTACTTAAAGGCACAGTAGCATAAAGAGCAATGAAAACATGGGGTTCTTTTCCTGTGTTGATTAAATTTACACAGAAATCAATGTTTGAAAAGCAAACATCTTGGAGCATCATGTTTGTAGGAAGCAATGCATTtgaggatttgttgtttttactggGAAATATGTTGAGTCATCAGTGTTttcaatgtttagtttttatccATACATAGACACACCAGTGCAAATTTTTCTCATGAATATTAATGTATGTcttgtgtttgctgtttgtgttgactgtaatgtttaatgtatattttttatatgtggaccccaggaagacttCCTGTTTAGAGCAGTGACTCCCAACCAGTCTAGATTTCTCCTTAGTGattattagttcaaggtccaaacagtttaacatattcagcgtcatactgctggttggccatgtcatcgagctcATTAGCCGTCTCTGTCAAACAGATGTATGTTAGTCACTCAATCTAcagtgcttcaaaataaaagctctgtgccagagaTTCACTGTACTTAGACACACTCCATTCAGAACGGAtctgcaacccaccagttgggaagcACTGCTTTAGGGCACGGTTAATGGGGATCCTAACAAATGATAAATAAGTATATTTTTCACTGACAACAGGacttaacttttaaactttgtttCAGGGACCCTGAAGGTCTTCGCGTGTTCTACTACCTTGTGCAAGATCTGAAATGTCTCGTCTTCAGTCTCATTGGCCTACACTTCAAGATCAAGCCCATCTAAATACGGATTTTGCTCAGTTTTAATTGCTTTCACTGGTATTTCTGTTGTTGTACTACCGCATTTGTACATTTGCTTTTGGtggaacttttttattttaaataaacgGTGAGAAAACTTGGCTGCTTGTCCAAGTTACTCCTGATATTTCTTTTAAGTGTTCCCTTCTGGTATCAACTCTCTGACTTAAATTAGAATTTTATTGtccagggtttcccacacactcatttatttgtggcCCGCCCCAGTTGATTAGctatttttggagctgaacGATTCATTAGGTGTGCTGTTGGAATGAATATATAGTTCGGTTAGTCACTGCACCATACTCAGGGCGCAGAGCAGCATAACACCCTGATCAGCTCTGACTGGATCAGTTGATCAATTATCAACCCTGCTTATCAAACTCCACAAAGTGCTGCGTTCACAGACCCACAAAACCCTTTGAATTTAGAGACAAGACACAATGATATTGTAATCATACAAAAGGgattaaattaaagttttattgccaaataaaacaataaggctgtaaatgacaaaacaatCATGAGAAATTAAATACAAGTTCTTACAGTGACAGTTGTGCTCTTAAATTCACATTCAGATAAGGCACATAATTTGACTCTCTAATCTGTATCGCAGAGTTCCGCATCTGATGAGCATAAATAAGATCAGCACTCTAACCTTTGTCACCTGCAGTTTGCAAAtcgaagacaaaaaaaaaaaaaaaagctaatgctTAACAGGCCACGGTACAGACTGATGAGGCAGATGTCTTAGACAGCCAGCAGGAAACTAACATTTTCTCCCATATTCTATTTTCAATCGTGCTTTCACTGTACAACAGATATGATCTGAGTTCCCAGTCAAGGG is a window encoding:
- the aatf gene encoding protein AATF, coding for MAGSFSQELEDLLNPQPKFADPEDDDDEATKARVIERFTDEDDEEDGVGLSALRKHNTSLLSDTDRRYVGKKVSRKDLLMDIEGSGEEEDEEEEDDDDEEEEDDDEEEEEEEEEGSMEELEEDEGEESFGDEEDDEEEELVGSDAQLDAQLSSKKSGADVTFPRKVDFLKMTEGMDDLGVSEDDDDDEEIEGSDEDDEHEDELEDDNDDDDDDDDEGAVCTFSQEKVDEEVEKGKAVKNQLALWDKLLEGRIKLQKALATANQLPQPQTLPEFKRRGGAELAGQLKNTHKALKALQRSLLELHDQLLHQNADTRTIALGEAGAQGDDEEIDSDEDEKMSVQELGAPKRKLEMAEYPDFMAKRFAAFQPYRNATLQKWHDKTRLTMGKSSKGFGAFDRNILTQVEQVLLDNERLVRRTQTRRSEYRVLGKPEASAVTSETAPADGEEVEPQLKANTHLKDLDEDIFDDDDFYHQLLRELIERRTSAADPNDQVAMGRQWLAIQKLRSKIKKKVDTKASKGRKVRFHIHSKLVNFMAPIDHSSVSDEARSELYRGLFGQNSTVRE
- the magoh gene encoding protein mago nashi homolog, translated to MSTSDFYLRYYVGHKGKFGHEFLEFEFRPDGKLRYANNSNYKNDVMIRKEAYVHKSVMEELKRIIDDSEITKEDDALWPPPDRVGRQELEIVIGDEHISFTTSKIGSLIDVNQSKDPEGLRVFYYLVQDLKCLVFSLIGLHFKIKPI